One stretch of Geoalkalibacter ferrihydriticus DSM 17813 DNA includes these proteins:
- a CDS encoding dodecin, which translates to MTYGEDRIYKKIEVIGISSQSIEGAVQAAVSRASQSLEGISWFEVQEVRGHVGPEGKVAEYQVVIKVSFELK; encoded by the coding sequence ATGACCTACGGAGAGGACCGCATCTACAAAAAGATCGAAGTCATCGGAATTTCGTCCCAAAGCATCGAGGGTGCGGTTCAGGCCGCAGTGAGTCGCGCCAGTCAGTCCCTGGAGGGCATCTCCTGGTTCGAGGTTCAGGAAGTGCGCGGCCATGTGGGGCCCGAAGGCAAGGTCGCCGAATATCAAGTGGTCATCAAGGTCTCCTTCGAGCTAAAGTAG
- a CDS encoding ThiF family adenylyltransferase yields MDNKLDQHRFSRMQLLVGRDGLSRLSEASVAVFGIGGVGGYAAEALARSGVGRLTLIDFDEICLTNVNRQIHALDGTIGKPKVQVMAERCRAINPHIAVEPLQAFYEAGASEDLLARGYDHVLDCIDHITAKLHLIQRCHELGLPIIASMGAANKLDPTQIKVADLFHTQKCRLARILRKNLRKRGISKGVKVVYSTEEYRPLSQETVVCAQNCICPNQQDQRWSCTDRRVILGSSSYIPPIFGLTMAGEVIRTLLGD; encoded by the coding sequence ATGGACAACAAACTCGATCAGCACCGCTTCTCACGCATGCAGCTTCTCGTCGGTCGCGACGGTCTTTCGCGCCTTAGCGAGGCCTCGGTGGCAGTCTTCGGCATCGGCGGAGTCGGCGGTTATGCCGCCGAAGCGTTGGCGCGCTCCGGCGTCGGCCGCCTGACCCTCATCGATTTCGACGAGATCTGCCTGACCAACGTCAATCGCCAGATTCATGCCCTCGACGGCACCATCGGCAAACCCAAGGTGCAGGTTATGGCCGAACGCTGCCGCGCGATCAATCCGCACATCGCCGTCGAGCCCCTGCAGGCATTCTATGAAGCCGGCGCAAGCGAAGATCTGCTCGCCCGCGGCTACGATCATGTACTCGACTGCATCGATCACATCACCGCCAAACTGCACCTCATCCAGCGTTGCCACGAATTGGGCCTGCCGATTATCGCCTCCATGGGTGCCGCCAACAAACTCGACCCGACACAGATCAAGGTTGCCGACCTCTTTCACACACAAAAATGCCGCCTCGCGCGTATTTTACGTAAGAACCTGCGCAAGCGCGGCATTTCCAAGGGCGTCAAAGTGGTCTACTCGACGGAAGAGTACCGTCCACTGAGCCAGGAAACCGTGGTGTGCGCGCAAAACTGTATCTGCCCCAACCAGCAAGATCAGCGTTGGAGCTGCACCGACCGCCGCGTAATCCTCGGTAGTTCTTCCTACATTCCACCCATCTTCGGCCTGACCATGGCCGGCGAGGTCATCCGCACGCTGCTCGGCGACTAA
- a CDS encoding TatD family hydrolase: MCLAGRGSRXFHHQAILSVFQLPRSAPEVLKALPAEWIVLETDAPDIAPHPHRGESNRPEWLSLIAAEVARIRNWSLAETARITTQNAQRILHRPEKTDN; this comes from the coding sequence ATCTGCCTTGCAGGCCGTGGATCTCGGNAATTCCACCATCAGGCGATTCTGAGCGTCTTCCAACTGCCGCGAAGTGCGCCCGAGGTCCTCAAGGCGCTGCCGGCCGAATGGATCGTGCTTGAAACCGACGCCCCGGACATCGCTCCCCATCCCCATCGCGGAGAAAGCAACCGGCCCGAATGGCTGAGCCTGATCGCCGCAGAAGTCGCCCGTATCCGCAACTGGAGCCTCGCAGAAACCGCCCGCATCACCACACAAAACGCCCAGCGGATCCTGCACCGGCCCGAAAAAACTGACAACTGA
- a CDS encoding methyl-accepting chemotaxis protein — MTASTPQDLSYLKKVFLFTHLTGLGAGLIFPPLVWPLLGAQVLSLNFWLICLAMGYAVGALSFFYVRATLKKQLRIQLQLLQGLSGKMDVSEESVEGLMQAMEAAVGRVRELVDGTYGAIDDLLPKFHSFSDAIRYLADRAREGLAAALVTGKDVAAMEEKQREVMEQLESLSFRSQEEASISRELSASLEEMAGAMSRTRGKFLETSRIAEQMTASVEKVRRQADEVIQAVEGTTRDLDTIGDSLEKIRWGASSSAEASERVKRDATNGLEVVKSSIDEMERIEEESHRATEAMKRLSAQTGEVTKIIEVIRELVGDTELLAFNAAIIAAKAGEEGKGFSVVAEEIRDLADRTTASAQDIHHIVKKISVDTREVTGAVEATAKRIATGKKLSLSTGEALHKIVASAVEAADASEQIARLTGEQSGRAQSLLEQAGGSLNAVKSITGAMQAQQKDLSRIQEGVAQMKSGSDQMVRGMEEQVRANHEFDRSLNERETQVRAVTEATRFQMDASKRVSNHFAKSEKRLRTNAEKAEEIIRDVAEMERLTDDLRDLAEDFRR, encoded by the coding sequence ATGACCGCCAGTACGCCGCAGGATCTCAGTTATCTCAAAAAGGTTTTTCTTTTCACCCATCTGACCGGCTTGGGTGCCGGTCTGATTTTCCCCCCCCTGGTGTGGCCTCTGCTGGGTGCGCAGGTGTTAAGCCTGAATTTCTGGCTGATTTGTCTGGCCATGGGCTATGCCGTCGGCGCCTTGAGCTTTTTTTATGTGCGCGCCACTCTGAAAAAGCAGTTGCGGATTCAGTTGCAGTTGCTGCAAGGGCTTTCGGGAAAGATGGATGTCTCGGAGGAGAGCGTCGAGGGGCTCATGCAGGCAATGGAAGCTGCCGTGGGGCGGGTGCGGGAGTTGGTTGACGGCACCTATGGCGCCATCGACGATTTATTGCCGAAATTTCATTCCTTTTCCGACGCCATCCGTTATCTGGCCGACCGGGCGCGCGAGGGTCTGGCGGCGGCGCTGGTCACCGGCAAGGATGTCGCAGCCATGGAGGAGAAACAGCGCGAAGTCATGGAGCAACTCGAAAGTCTCAGTTTCCGTTCGCAGGAAGAAGCCTCGATTTCTCGTGAGCTGTCCGCATCCCTGGAAGAGATGGCCGGTGCCATGAGTCGCACCCGCGGCAAATTCCTGGAAACCTCGCGCATCGCCGAGCAGATGACCGCAAGCGTCGAAAAAGTGCGTCGCCAGGCCGATGAAGTGATTCAGGCGGTGGAAGGCACAACCCGCGACCTCGACACCATTGGGGACTCCTTGGAGAAAATCCGCTGGGGAGCTTCATCCAGCGCCGAAGCTTCAGAGCGCGTTAAGCGCGATGCAACTAACGGCCTCGAGGTGGTAAAAAGCTCCATCGACGAGATGGAGCGCATTGAGGAAGAAAGCCATCGGGCCACCGAGGCCATGAAGCGGTTGTCGGCGCAGACCGGCGAAGTTACCAAGATCATCGAGGTGATTAGGGAGTTGGTCGGCGATACGGAGCTTCTCGCCTTCAATGCCGCCATCATCGCCGCCAAGGCGGGCGAAGAGGGCAAGGGTTTTTCGGTTGTCGCTGAGGAAATCCGCGATCTGGCCGACCGCACCACCGCCAGCGCCCAAGACATCCATCACATCGTCAAGAAGATCTCCGTGGATACCCGCGAGGTGACTGGCGCCGTCGAAGCCACCGCCAAGCGCATAGCAACCGGCAAGAAACTCTCTCTGTCAACCGGCGAGGCGCTGCACAAGATTGTGGCCAGCGCCGTGGAGGCCGCCGATGCCTCGGAGCAGATCGCGCGCCTGACCGGTGAGCAGAGTGGCCGGGCGCAAAGCTTGCTCGAGCAAGCCGGCGGAAGTCTCAATGCGGTGAAGTCGATTACCGGCGCAATGCAGGCGCAGCAAAAGGATCTGTCGCGCATCCAGGAAGGGGTCGCGCAGATGAAGAGCGGTTCAGACCAGATGGTCAGGGGCATGGAGGAACAGGTGCGCGCCAACCATGAATTCGACCGCAGCCTCAACGAGCGCGAGACCCAGGTACGCGCCGTCACCGAGGCGACGCGCTTTCAGATGGACGCGTCCAAGCGGGTCTCGAACCATTTCGCCAAATCGGAGAAACGCCTGCGCACCAACGCCGAAAAGGCCGAAGAAATCATCCGTGACGTCGCCGAAATGGAGCGTCTGACGGATGATTTACGGGATCTGGCCGAGGATTTTCGACGCTGA
- a CDS encoding TRAP transporter substrate-binding protein has protein sequence MAKKSAALGLALLASLLIFLAASVHAQDDPLESWRPAFDPSGAQFTYLLSNIDHPAIEGIAVGYRIRDKVWERSEGRLYVDFRPLAQLGGERDVLQKLRLGAIHGMMCSSVAAANLSPRLGIVNLPFVVDSFEKLETFRNTPELFDAFAAAPHAQGVTVVDFTTYGGYGWATTTPVASLEDAARINFRIAEAPVNTDLYRAWGLRFTVMPWPDVHQALQTGVISGLDHTPIVCSITRKFDVARYFTPLDYAQGLYIHMINRRWLERLPADLREILLTTIEEESAVARERGRTQHEAEIAKARAAGVTFLELPAADRERLRTLAEPVYERWAERIGPEYLHRVRTQLADE, from the coding sequence ATGGCGAAAAAATCCGCGGCCTTGGGCCTGGCCCTGTTGGCGTCCCTGCTCATTTTTCTGGCTGCCAGCGTTCACGCGCAGGACGATCCCCTCGAATCCTGGCGACCCGCTTTTGATCCCAGCGGCGCACAATTCACTTACCTGCTGTCTAACATCGATCATCCCGCCATCGAAGGGATTGCCGTCGGCTACCGTATTCGCGACAAGGTGTGGGAGCGCTCCGAGGGACGCCTCTACGTGGATTTTCGCCCCCTGGCCCAGCTCGGTGGGGAGCGTGACGTGCTGCAGAAATTGCGCCTCGGCGCCATCCACGGCATGATGTGCTCCTCGGTGGCCGCGGCCAATCTCAGCCCGCGCCTCGGCATCGTCAATCTGCCCTTTGTCGTCGATTCTTTCGAAAAGCTCGAAACTTTCCGCAACACGCCCGAGTTGTTCGACGCGTTCGCCGCCGCGCCCCACGCCCAGGGAGTGACCGTGGTGGATTTTACCACCTACGGCGGTTACGGCTGGGCCACGACCACGCCCGTTGCCAGTCTTGAGGACGCAGCACGCATCAACTTCCGCATTGCCGAAGCCCCCGTGAACACCGACCTGTACCGTGCCTGGGGCCTGAGATTCACGGTCATGCCCTGGCCCGATGTGCACCAGGCCCTGCAAACCGGGGTGATCAGCGGCCTCGATCATACCCCTATTGTTTGCAGCATCACCCGCAAGTTCGACGTGGCACGCTATTTCACTCCCCTGGACTATGCTCAGGGACTGTATATCCACATGATCAACCGGCGCTGGCTCGAGCGCCTGCCCGCCGATTTGCGCGAGATTCTCCTGACCACCATCGAGGAGGAAAGCGCTGTGGCCCGCGAGCGCGGGCGTACCCAGCACGAAGCGGAAATCGCCAAGGCGCGCGCGGCCGGCGTCACCTTTCTCGAACTGCCCGCCGCGGACCGCGAGCGGCTGCGCACACTGGCTGAGCCGGTCTATGAGCGCTGGGCCGAGCGTATCGGTCCTGAGTATCTGCACCGGGTGCGCACCCAGCTTGCCGACGAGTAA
- a CDS encoding TRAP transporter substrate-binding protein: MKKISSAILVFLIMVTGAATVSAQETSDPLSAWRPAFDPSGAQYTYILSNVSHPGIDGIGVGYRIRDKVWERSEGRLYVDFRPLAQLGGERDVLQKLRLGAVQGMMSSSVAAANLSDQLGVVNLPFVVDTFDKLDRFRETPELWEPFRDSALRQGIMVADITGYGPYGWATTTPVRNLEEAARVNFRIAEAPVNTDIYRAWGLRFTVMPWPDVPQALQTGVINGLDHTPIVCNLTKKFDIAKSFTEINYAQGLFVHLVNKRWFDRLPADLQEILLDTIAEESAKSRVATRRQHDEQIAAAKAAGVAFYSLSDEEREKLIEMAAPVFERWGARIGPDYLDKVRATLEP, encoded by the coding sequence GTGAAAAAGATTTCGTCAGCAATTTTGGTTTTTTTGATAATGGTCACGGGGGCGGCGACGGTTTCGGCGCAAGAAACCAGTGATCCGCTTTCGGCCTGGCGTCCGGCTTTTGATCCCTCGGGGGCGCAATACACCTACATCCTTTCCAATGTGTCGCATCCCGGTATCGACGGCATCGGTGTCGGCTATCGCATTCGTGACAAGGTGTGGGAGCGCTCCGAAGGGCGCCTGTATGTTGATTTTCGCCCCCTGGCGCAACTCGGCGGCGAACGCGACGTGCTGCAGAAACTGCGCCTGGGCGCCGTGCAGGGTATGATGAGTTCATCGGTGGCCGCGGCCAATCTCTCCGATCAGCTCGGAGTGGTCAATCTGCCCTTTGTGGTCGATACCTTCGACAAGCTCGATAGGTTTCGCGAGACGCCCGAACTTTGGGAGCCGTTCCGCGACAGCGCCCTGCGCCAGGGCATCATGGTGGCCGACATCACCGGCTACGGTCCCTACGGCTGGGCGACCACCACCCCGGTGCGCAATCTCGAAGAGGCGGCGCGAGTCAACTTTCGTATCGCCGAAGCGCCGGTCAATACCGACATTTATCGCGCCTGGGGGCTGAGATTCACGGTCATGCCCTGGCCCGATGTGCCCCAGGCCCTGCAGACCGGTGTAATCAACGGCCTGGACCATACCCCCATCGTCTGCAACCTGACGAAAAAGTTCGATATCGCCAAATCCTTCACCGAGATCAACTATGCGCAAGGCCTGTTTGTGCATCTCGTCAACAAGCGCTGGTTCGATCGCCTGCCCGCCGATCTGCAGGAAATCCTTCTGGACACCATCGCCGAGGAGAGCGCAAAATCTCGCGTCGCCACCCGCCGCCAGCACGATGAGCAAATCGCCGCGGCCAAGGCCGCGGGGGTCGCGTTTTATTCATTGTCCGACGAAGAGCGTGAAAAGTTGATCGAGATGGCCGCTCCGGTTTTCGAGCGCTGGGGGGCGCGCATCGGCCCCGATTATCTGGACAAGGTCCGCGCTACCCTGGAGCCCTGA
- a CDS encoding TRAP transporter small permease has protein sequence MWKKSARAIDKTLAFIEEWSLFIAVMTALIVALANVFLRKFTPISLYWSDEVVRKVIFFTTYVGAAAAIRSRSLIRVDALPQLFPVLKRGLTLLSHLAALFFAGIMVWLGWQMTLMAYHDTFARTSTLQIAEWKFYAVLPVVGVMIFVRSLIVMVEDWQGGPARE, from the coding sequence ATGTGGAAGAAATCCGCCCGAGCTATTGACAAGACCCTGGCCTTCATCGAGGAGTGGAGCTTGTTCATCGCCGTCATGACGGCCTTGATCGTTGCCCTCGCCAACGTGTTCCTACGCAAATTTACTCCCATAAGTCTTTACTGGTCCGACGAGGTGGTGCGTAAGGTCATTTTTTTCACCACCTACGTCGGCGCTGCCGCAGCGATTCGCAGTCGCTCCCTGATACGTGTCGACGCTCTGCCGCAGCTGTTCCCGGTGCTCAAGCGTGGTTTGACACTGCTCAGCCACCTGGCTGCGCTGTTTTTCGCCGGCATCATGGTATGGCTCGGCTGGCAGATGACTCTTATGGCCTACCATGACACCTTCGCCCGCACCTCCACCCTGCAGATCGCCGAATGGAAATTCTACGCCGTGCTACCCGTGGTCGGGGTCATGATATTCGTGCGCAGCCTCATCGTCATGGTTGAGGACTGGCAGGGAGGCCCCGCGAGGGAATAA
- a CDS encoding TRAP transporter large permease, with amino-acid sequence MEASHLIILALLLGSLAATVPVFMALFFTGLFGLSVVAGIDPLIVVEVLYRSMDKFALIVVLFFVLCGNIMTTGTIVQKLVKTANVLVGFLPGGLAMAGILACGFFGAISGSTVATVVAIGGFMIPALVQHGYQERFSVGVMTTAPILGVIIPPSIAMILYAMVTNDSLEALFLTGFIPGILIMAAMSLYAYFVCRKQGVPCQPRPTLREVAAVLRESIWALLLPVLIFGGIYSGFFTANEAAVVACFYAFFVELVIHRDMKVRDVKKVVVSSAVTSSTLLIIVAGASVFGEYLAFEQIPGQIADAVVSNIQSQWVFLLAVNILLLVIGMFMDIISATLILTPIFLPLLSQFEVDTLHFGLIMTINLGIGYCTPPLGVSLYISGAMVDKGVLYVSRAVLPFILIQIAILLLLTFWPDLALFLPRLFYGHGG; translated from the coding sequence ATGGAAGCTTCTCATCTCATTATTCTCGCTCTGCTGCTCGGCTCCCTGGCCGCGACCGTCCCCGTGTTCATGGCTCTGTTTTTTACGGGCCTTTTCGGTTTAAGCGTGGTGGCCGGCATCGACCCGCTGATCGTGGTCGAAGTGCTCTATCGCAGCATGGACAAGTTCGCCCTGATCGTCGTGTTGTTCTTCGTGCTGTGCGGCAACATCATGACCACCGGCACCATCGTGCAAAAGCTGGTCAAGACCGCCAATGTTCTGGTTGGATTTCTGCCCGGCGGGCTGGCCATGGCCGGCATTCTCGCCTGCGGTTTTTTCGGCGCCATCTCCGGTTCAACCGTCGCCACCGTGGTCGCCATCGGCGGTTTCATGATTCCGGCTCTGGTCCAGCACGGCTACCAGGAGCGCTTCAGCGTCGGGGTCATGACCACCGCCCCGATTCTCGGGGTGATCATCCCGCCCTCCATCGCCATGATCCTCTACGCCATGGTGACCAACGATTCCCTGGAGGCGCTGTTTCTCACCGGCTTCATCCCCGGCATTCTGATCATGGCCGCCATGTCGCTCTATGCTTATTTCGTGTGTCGCAAGCAGGGGGTGCCCTGTCAGCCGCGACCTACGCTGCGCGAGGTCGCCGCGGTGCTGCGCGAGAGCATCTGGGCGCTGCTGCTGCCGGTGCTGATTTTCGGCGGCATCTACTCAGGTTTTTTCACCGCCAACGAAGCGGCGGTGGTCGCTTGCTTCTACGCTTTTTTCGTCGAACTGGTGATTCATCGCGACATGAAAGTGCGCGACGTCAAGAAAGTCGTGGTGTCCTCGGCCGTGACCTCGTCGACCCTGCTGATCATTGTCGCCGGCGCCTCGGTGTTCGGGGAGTACCTGGCCTTTGAGCAGATTCCCGGCCAGATCGCCGACGCGGTGGTGTCCAACATCCAATCCCAGTGGGTGTTTCTGCTGGCGGTAAACATCCTGCTGCTGGTCATCGGCATGTTTATGGACATCATTTCCGCCACTTTGATTCTTACTCCTATTTTTCTGCCCCTGCTGTCGCAGTTCGAGGTCGACACCCTGCATTTCGGTCTGATCATGACCATCAACCTGGGCATCGGCTACTGCACGCCGCCCCTGGGGGTGAGCTTGTATATCTCCGGGGCCATGGTCGACAAGGGCGTGCTTTACGTCTCGCGGGCGGTGCTGCCTTTTATCCTGATTCAAATTGCGATTCTGTTGCTGCTGACCTTCTGGCCCGACCTGGCGTTGTTTCTGCCGCGCCTGTTCTACGGCCACGGCGGCTAG
- a CDS encoding universal stress protein, which yields MEIKILLPLDDGETSRRTVEFVLANRERFSVPLTLLHVVNIDKLAYRMIPDFQMSMVKERAQAAGEQLLHKLMEPFLAAGLRVTPRLEVGNPREVIPRIADGENFQLLVIGRSHMGEIRDVLFGAVANYVVHRVKCPVLLV from the coding sequence ATGGAAATTAAAATTCTTCTGCCCCTCGACGATGGCGAAACCTCGCGCCGCACCGTTGAATTCGTGCTGGCCAACCGCGAACGTTTCTCCGTGCCTCTGACCCTGTTGCACGTGGTCAATATCGACAAGCTGGCCTACCGCATGATTCCCGATTTCCAGATGAGCATGGTCAAGGAGCGCGCGCAGGCCGCCGGTGAGCAGCTGCTGCATAAATTGATGGAGCCTTTCCTCGCCGCCGGCCTCAGGGTGACGCCGCGTCTTGAAGTCGGCAACCCGCGCGAAGTGATTCCGCGCATCGCCGACGGCGAGAATTTCCAGCTGCTGGTCATCGGTCGCAGCCACATGGGGGAGATCCGCGATGTGCTCTTCGGCGCCGTGGCCAACTATGTGGTGCACCGCGTCAAGTGCCCGGTGCTGCTGGTGTGA
- the cls gene encoding cardiolipin synthase: protein MLNTLIWFAITAFGVLSAGHALLNKLDPRAALGWIVACLALPVIGPLSYWFFGVNRIRIRARDWQNRGEGMPWVEPEVCSWSADFSASLPFRQENFSALLSLSDHVTRRPLIPGNRIRALHNGEQAYPAMLEAIRGAQETVHLTTYIFESNQSGREFIAALSEAADRGVEVRVLVDALGELYTYPAARSLLRGSKVRVARFLPPSLSGRGIYFNLRNHRKILVVDDRLGFTGGMNIGDRYLAARQENSQRVIDVHFKVEGPVVAHLQEAFMEDWGFCTKERLFMRSLPQPLEDGDAFSRGISSGPNEDYEMLHWIIVGALNSARKRLCIMTPYFIPNRALISAINAAGLRGVQVDILLPSKNNLPFVAWASEAYFWELVRYGINIYLMPPPFVHSKLLLVDDEYALVGSANIDPRSIRLNFEFNLEIYSRSLVADLVAHCNEVIRHSHRLSIAEVDSRSLPRRLSTCFFKLFSPYL from the coding sequence GTGCTGAACACGCTGATCTGGTTCGCGATAACCGCCTTCGGGGTTCTCAGCGCCGGCCACGCCCTACTCAACAAACTCGACCCCCGCGCGGCCCTGGGCTGGATCGTCGCTTGCCTGGCGCTACCTGTCATCGGCCCACTTTCATACTGGTTTTTCGGCGTCAATCGTATCCGCATCCGTGCGCGGGACTGGCAGAACCGTGGCGAGGGCATGCCCTGGGTCGAGCCGGAAGTTTGTTCCTGGTCCGCTGACTTTTCCGCCAGCCTGCCCTTTCGTCAGGAAAATTTCTCCGCGCTGCTGAGCCTCTCCGACCACGTCACCCGCCGCCCCCTGATCCCCGGAAACCGCATCAGAGCACTGCACAACGGCGAGCAGGCCTATCCCGCCATGCTTGAAGCCATTCGCGGGGCGCAGGAAACGGTCCACCTGACCACCTACATTTTTGAATCCAATCAGAGCGGCCGTGAGTTCATCGCCGCCCTCAGTGAAGCCGCCGATCGCGGTGTCGAGGTGCGGGTGTTGGTTGACGCCCTCGGCGAGCTTTATACCTACCCCGCCGCCCGCAGCCTGCTGCGCGGCTCCAAGGTGCGTGTGGCGCGATTTCTGCCACCGTCGCTCTCGGGACGCGGGATCTATTTCAATCTCCGCAACCATCGAAAAATTCTGGTCGTCGATGATCGCCTGGGCTTTACCGGCGGCATGAACATCGGCGATCGATACCTGGCCGCCCGCCAGGAGAATTCGCAGCGCGTGATTGATGTTCATTTCAAGGTCGAGGGGCCGGTGGTCGCCCACCTGCAGGAAGCCTTCATGGAAGACTGGGGGTTCTGTACCAAGGAACGTCTGTTCATGAGAAGCCTGCCGCAGCCCCTCGAAGACGGTGACGCCTTCTCTCGGGGCATCAGTTCGGGCCCCAACGAAGACTACGAAATGCTGCATTGGATCATCGTCGGCGCGCTGAACAGCGCGCGCAAGCGTCTATGCATCATGACTCCCTACTTCATTCCCAATCGCGCCCTCATTTCCGCCATTAACGCCGCCGGGCTGCGTGGAGTGCAGGTCGATATCCTGCTACCGAGCAAAAACAACCTGCCCTTTGTCGCCTGGGCCTCCGAGGCCTATTTCTGGGAACTGGTACGCTACGGGATCAACATCTACCTGATGCCGCCGCCCTTTGTGCATAGCAAGCTGCTGCTGGTCGACGACGAGTACGCCCTGGTCGGCTCGGCCAACATCGACCCGCGCAGCATCCGCCTCAACTTCGAATTCAATCTGGAAATCTACAGCCGCTCCCTGGTCGCCGACCTCGTCGCCCACTGCAACGAGGTCATCCGCCATTCCCACCGCCTGAGCATCGCCGAAGTTGACAGCCGCAGCCTGCCGCGACGCCTGAGCACCTGCTTTTTCAAACTGTTCTCGCCCTATCTATGA
- a CDS encoding rubrerythrin family protein, whose protein sequence is MAELAGSKTEKNLKEAFAGESQANRTYLAFAKKADQEGHPQVAKLFRAAAAAETVHAHAHLRALKGIGTTADNLREAVSGETHEFMEMYPQMITEAEEEGLTEALRSFKFANTVEKVHANLYQKALDNLGKNAAVDYYVCQVCGHTLEAEPTGPCEVCGAGKNAFEKID, encoded by the coding sequence ATGGCTGAGCTTGCCGGAAGCAAGACCGAAAAAAATCTAAAGGAAGCCTTTGCCGGGGAATCCCAGGCCAACCGGACCTACCTGGCCTTTGCCAAAAAAGCCGACCAGGAAGGCCATCCCCAGGTCGCCAAGCTCTTTCGCGCCGCCGCGGCCGCCGAAACCGTCCATGCCCACGCTCATCTGCGTGCCCTCAAGGGTATCGGCACCACCGCCGACAATCTGCGTGAAGCAGTCAGCGGAGAAACCCACGAGTTCATGGAAATGTATCCGCAGATGATCACCGAGGCGGAAGAGGAAGGCCTCACCGAAGCCCTGCGCAGCTTCAAGTTCGCCAATACCGTCGAGAAGGTTCACGCCAACCTCTACCAAAAGGCCCTCGACAATCTGGGCAAGAACGCGGCCGTTGATTACTATGTCTGCCAAGTCTGCGGTCACACTCTCGAGGCGGAACCGACCGGACCCTGCGAAGTATGCGGCGCCGGCAAAAACGCTTTTGAGAAAATCGACTGA
- a CDS encoding potassium channel family protein yields MKRKRFGVIGLGNFGHHVARALYEEGHEVVAVDLDQDRIQRIQEHCTFALMADAADREFLRSQGFAEMDGVVVSTGERSHLATLITLYLKELKVGNILVKAISEDHGRILEKIGADEIIFPEKDMARKIARNLSMPNILEFLPMGEGYSITEAGPPAAFIGKTLAELDLRRRLQITVIGIRDVLTDKFTLLPLPDQVIKDSDLLVFIGRSQDIERILK; encoded by the coding sequence ATGAAACGCAAACGCTTCGGGGTCATCGGACTCGGCAACTTTGGTCACCATGTGGCCCGCGCTCTCTACGAGGAGGGTCATGAAGTGGTGGCTGTCGACCTCGACCAAGACAGGATTCAACGCATTCAGGAACATTGCACCTTTGCGCTGATGGCCGATGCCGCAGACCGCGAATTTCTGCGCAGCCAGGGATTTGCAGAAATGGATGGCGTGGTGGTATCCACCGGCGAGCGCTCGCACCTGGCCACCCTCATTACCCTCTATCTCAAGGAACTCAAGGTAGGCAACATCCTGGTCAAGGCTATCAGCGAAGACCATGGCCGGATTCTCGAAAAAATTGGGGCCGACGAGATTATCTTTCCAGAAAAAGACATGGCGCGCAAAATCGCCCGCAATCTTTCTATGCCCAACATCCTGGAATTTCTTCCCATGGGCGAGGGCTATTCCATTACCGAAGCGGGGCCGCCGGCCGCCTTTATCGGCAAAACCCTCGCCGAACTTGATCTGCGTCGACGCTTGCAAATCACCGTCATCGGCATTCGCGATGTACTCACCGACAAGTTCACCCTGCTGCCACTTCCCGATCAGGTTATCAAGGACAGTGACCTGCTGGTGTTTATCGGCCGTTCGCAGGACATCGAGAGGATTCTGAAGTAA